One segment of Haemorhous mexicanus isolate bHaeMex1 chromosome 33, bHaeMex1.pri, whole genome shotgun sequence DNA contains the following:
- the CERS5 gene encoding ceramide synthase 5, producing MGGPGAGRNWRSAAPPSLWRPPERGGGRRKMAAAAAAALRAWFWNERFWLPHNVTWADLAGEPGPPGSGLQYPRAAHVLSAFPLALGIFAVRLLFERFIAKPCAINLGIQDSGPHRAQPNAILEKVFTSITKSPDGKRLEGLSKQLDWDVRKIQRWFRQRRNQDKPSTLTKFCESMWRFTFYFSIFFYGIRFLWTAPWFWDTRQCWYNYPFQPLTSRLYYYYILELAFYWSLMFSQFTDIKRKDFLIMFVHHLATIGLITFSYMNNMVRVGTLVLCLHDASDFLLEAAKLANYAKYQRLCDAFFMLFGVVFIVTRLGIYPFWILNTTLFESWELIGPYPSWWLFNGLLVTLQVLHVIWSYLIIRTAYKALVRGKVSKDDRSDVESSSEEEDVTSNSTKGIFSTSSNGSNRLNGHVAGGQWTGEE from the exons AtgggcgggccgggggcggggcggAACTGGCGCTCGGCCGCGCCCCCGTCTCTGTGGCGGCCGCCCGAGCGCGGCGGCGGCAGGCGGAAgatggcggcggccgcggcggcggcgctgcgggcCTGGTTCTGGAACGAGCGGTTCTGGCTCCCGCACAACGTGACGTGGGCGGACCTGGCCGGCGAGCCGGGCCCGCCGGGCAGCGGGCTGCAGTACCCGCGGGCCGCTCACGTCCTTTCCGCCTTCCCGCTGGCGCTCGGCATCTTCGCCGTGCGGCTGCTCTTCGAAAG GTTTATTGCCAAGCCATGTGCCATAAACCTTGGCATTCAGGACAGTGGACctcacagagcccagcccaatGCAATTTTAGAGAAAGTGTTTACATCCATCACTAAG tcTCCAGATGGAAAAAGGTTAGAAGGCTTGTCCaagcagctggactgggatgtCCGAAAGATCCAGCGCTGGTTTCGGCAGCGGAGGAACCAGGACAAACCCAGCACCCTCACTAAATTTTGTGAGAGCAT GTGGagatttacattttatttcagtatatttttttATGGAATCAGGTTTCTCTGGACG GCACCCTGGTTTTGGGACACACGACAGTGCTGGTACAACTACCCTTTCCAG CCTCTAACATCCAGGCTTTATTATTACTATATCTTGGAGCTGGCCTTCTACTGGTCCCTCATGTTTTCTCAGTTTACAGACATTAAACGGAAG GACTTCCTGATCATGTTCGTCCATCACTTGGCCACAATTGGGCTCATCACATTCTCGTACATGAATAACATGGTGCGGGTTGGAACGCTGGTGCTGTGCCTCCACGATGCTTCAGATTTCCTCTTGGAG GCTGCAAAACTGGCCAATTATGCCAAGTACCAACGTCTGTGTGATGCTTTCTTCATGCTCTTTGGGGTCGTGTTCATCGTGACCCGCCTGGGCATTTACCCTTTCTG GATTTTGAACACAACCCTGTTTGAGAGCTGGGAGTTGATCGGTCCCTACCCTTCCTGGTGGCTGTTCAACGGGCTCCTGGTGACCTTGCAGGTCTTGCATGTCATCTGGTCTTACCTCATCATCCGTACGGCCTACAAGGCCCTGGTGAGGGGCAAG GTATCCAAGGATGACCGCAGTGATGTGGAGAGCAGCTCCGAGGAGGAGGATGTGACTTCCAACAGCACAAAAGGAATTTTCAGCACTTCCAGTAACGGTTCCAACCGCCTGAACGGCCACGTGGCCGGTGGCCAGTGGACAGGAGAGGAGTAA
- the LOC132340848 gene encoding cytochrome c oxidase assembly protein COX14 homolog — translation MVSKKQLADFGYKAFSGSMMLLTVYAGYLCSVRVQRMLQHRRQRENTPGPGS, via the coding sequence ATGGTGTCCAAAAAGCAGCTGGCAGACTTTGGCTACAAGGCCTTCTCGGGCTCCATGATGCTGCTGACGGTGTACGCCGGCTACCTGTGCAGTGTCCGCGTGCAGAGGATGCTCCAGCACCGCCGCCAGCGGGAGAACACGCCGGGGCCTGGGAGCTGA
- the SMARCD1 gene encoding SWI/SNF-related matrix-associated actin-dependent regulator of chromatin subfamily D member 1 encodes MAARAGFQSGPASGGGAGAAPGAALGPGTPGGAVRMGPAPGQGLYRSPLPGAAYPRPGMLPGGRLAPQGPAMGPPGYGGSPAVRPALAQAGLDQARKRPAPQQLQQVQPQAVPNRNHNAKKKKMADKILPQRIRELVPESQAYMDLLAFERKLDQTIMRKRLDIQEALKRPIKQKRKLRIFISNTFNPAKSDAEDGEGTVASWELRVEGRLLEDSALSKYDATKQKRKFSSFFKSLVIELDKDLYGPDNHLVEWHRTATTQETDGFQVKRPGDVNVRCTVLLMLDYQPPQFKLDPRLARLLGIHTQTRPVIIQALWQYIKTHKLQDPHEREFVICDKYLQQIFESQRMKFSEIPQRLHALLMPPEPIIINHVISVDPNDQKKTACYDIDVEVDDTLKTQMNSFLLSTASQQEIAALDNKIHETIETINQLKTQREFMLSFARDPQGFINDWLQSQCRDLKTMTDVVGNPEEERRAEFYFQPWAQEAVCRYFYSKVQQRRQELEQALGIRNT; translated from the exons ATGGCGGCGCGGGCCGGGTTCCAGTCGGGGCCTgcgagcggcggcggcgccggggccgcgcccgGGGCCGCGCTGGGCCCGGGAACGCCGGGCGGGGCGGTGCGCATGGGCCCGGCGCCGGGGCAGGGCCTGTATCGCTCGCCGCTGCCCGGAGCCGCCTACCCG CGCCCCGGGATGCTGCCGGGCGGCCGCCTGGCGCCGCAGGGCCCGGCCATGGGTCCTCCCGGGTACGGTGGGAGCCCAGCCGTGCGGCCCGCGCTGGCGCAGGCCGGGCTGGACCAGGCTCGCAAGCGGCCGGCGCcgcagcagcttcagcaggtGCAGCCGCAGGCGGTGCCCAACCGCAACCACAA tgccaagaagaagaagatggcAGACAAAATCCTCCCACAGCGG ATCCGTGAGCTCGTGCCCGAATCCCAGGCCTACATGGACCTGCTGGCCTTTGAGAGGAAGCTGGACCAGACCATCATGAGGAAGCGCCTGGATATCCAGGAGGCTCTGAAACGCCCCATCAAG CAAAAGCGGAAGCTGCGTATTTTTATCTCCAACACCTTCAACCCTGCCAAGTCGGACGCGGAGGATGGCGAAGGAACCGTCGCCTCCTGGGAGCTTCGGGTGGAAGGACGGCTCTTGGAGGAT TCTGCTCTGTCCAAATATGATGCCAccaagcagaaaaggaaattttcgTCCTTCTTTAAATCTCTGGTCATTGAACTTGATAAAGACCTGTATGGCCCTGACAATCACCTAGTAGAG TGGCACAGGACTGCTACGACTCAGGAGACAGATGGCTTCCAGGTGAAGAGGCCAGGAGATGTGAACGTGCGCTGCACTGTCCTGCTGATGCTGGATTACCAG CCTCCCCAGTTCAAACTGGATCCGCGCCTGGCTCGGCTGCTGGGCATCCACACCCAGACGCGGCCCGTGATCATCCAGGCCCTGTGGCAGTACATCAAGACCCACAAGCTGCAGGACCCCCACGAGCGGGAGTTTGTCATCTGTGACAAGTacctgcagcag ATATTTGAGTCGCAGCGGATGAAGTTCTCTGAGATCCCACAAAGGCTTCATGCCTTGCTGATGCCCCCCGAACCGATCATCATCAATCATGTGATCAG TGTTGACCCAAATGACCAGAAGAAAACAGCCTGCTATGACATTGACGTGGAGGTGGACGATACCCTGAAAACTCAGATGAATTCCTTTCTGCTCTCCACAGCCAGTCAACAGGAAATTGCTGCTCTGGATAACAAG ATCCATGAAACAATTGAGACCATCAACCAGCTGAAGACACAGCGCGAGTTCATGCTGAGCTTTGCCCGAGATCCTCAGGGCTTCATCAACGACTGGCTCCAGTCCCAGTGCCGGGATTTGAAG ACAATGACTGATGTCGTTGGGAATCCCGAGGAGGAGCGCAGAGCCGAGTTCTACTTCCAGCCGTGGGCGCAGGAAGCCGTGTGCCGATACTTCTACTCCAAG GTGCAGCAGAGACGGCAGGAATTGGAGCAGGCCCTGGGGATCCGGAACACAtag
- the GPD1 gene encoding glycerol-3-phosphate dehydrogenase [NAD(+)], cytoplasmic isoform X1: protein MGGKKVCVVGSGNWGSAIAKIAGSNTARLGSFESQVNMWVLEEEVGGRRLTDIINTEHENVKYLPGHKLPPNVVAEPDLLKACAGADVLLFVVPHQFIGKVCDQLKGHVKKEAIGMSLIKGVDEGPDGLRLISDIIHEKLGIEMNVLMGANIANEVAEEKFCETTIGCKNMKHGQMLKDLMQTPNFRVSVVQEADTVEICGALKNVVAVGAGFCDGLGYGDNTKAAVIRLGLMEMIGFAKLFCKGPVTSSTFLESCGVADLITTCYGGRNRKVAEAFAKTGKSIEQLEKEMLNGQKLQGPQTSAELHRILKSKNAVEKFPLFTAVYRICYEGKPVTDFIACLQNHPEHM, encoded by the exons ATGGGTGGCAAGAAGGTTTGCGTCGTGGGCTCTGGCAACTG GGGCTCGGCCATCGCCAAGATCGCCGGCAGCAACACAGCTCGGCTGGGCAGCTTTGAGAGCCAGGTGAACATGTgggtgctggaggaggaggtgggcgGCCGGCGACTCACGGACATCATCAACACGGAGCACGAGAACGTCAAGTACCTGCCGGGGCACAAGCTGCCCCCCAACGTG GTGGCAGAGCCAGACCTGCTCAAAGCCTGTGCAGGGGCCGATGTCCTCCTGTTCGTGGTGCCCCACCAGTTCATCGGCAAAGTCTGTGACCAGCTCAAGGGCCACGTGAAGAAAGAGGCCATTGGGATGTCACTCATCAAG GGCGTGGATGAAGGACCAGATGGGCTGAGGCTGATCTCAGACATCATCCATGAGAAACTGGGAATAGAAATGAACGTGCTCATGGGGGCCAATATTGCCAATGAAGTGGCAGAAGAGAAGTTCTGTGAAACCACCATTG GCTGCAAGAACATGAAGCACGGGCAGATGCTGAAGGACCTGATGCAGACCCCCAACTTCCGTGTGTCGGTGGTGCAGGAAGCTGACACTGTAGAGATCTGTGGGGCTCTCaag AATGTGGTGGCTGTAGGAGCCGGTTTCTGTGATGGGCTTGGCTACGGGGACAACACAAAGGCTGCCGTGATCCGCCTGGGCCTGATGGAGATGATTGGCTTTGCCAAACTCTTCTGTAAGGGCCCTGTCACCTCCTCCACCTTCCTGGAGAGCTGCGGCGTTGCTGACCTCATCACCACCTGCTACGGGGGCCGCAACCGCAAGGTGGCCGAGGCTTTTGCCAAGACTGGGaag TCCATcgagcagctggagaaggagatgCTGAATGGGCAGAAGCTGCAGGGTCCCCAGACATCTGCTGAGCTGCATCGAATCCTCAAGAGCAAGAATGCAGTGGAGAA GTTCCCCCTCTTCACTGCTGTGTATCGGATCTGCTATGAGGGAAAACCTGTCACTGACTTCATTGCGTGTCTGCAGAACCACCCTGAGCACATGTaa
- the GPD1 gene encoding glycerol-3-phosphate dehydrogenase [NAD(+)], cytoplasmic isoform X2, with the protein MGGKKVCVVGSGNWGSAIAKIAGSNTARLGSFESQVNMWVLEEEVGGRRLTDIINTEHENVKYLPGHKLPPNVGVDEGPDGLRLISDIIHEKLGIEMNVLMGANIANEVAEEKFCETTIGCKNMKHGQMLKDLMQTPNFRVSVVQEADTVEICGALKNVVAVGAGFCDGLGYGDNTKAAVIRLGLMEMIGFAKLFCKGPVTSSTFLESCGVADLITTCYGGRNRKVAEAFAKTGKSIEQLEKEMLNGQKLQGPQTSAELHRILKSKNAVEKFPLFTAVYRICYEGKPVTDFIACLQNHPEHM; encoded by the exons ATGGGTGGCAAGAAGGTTTGCGTCGTGGGCTCTGGCAACTG GGGCTCGGCCATCGCCAAGATCGCCGGCAGCAACACAGCTCGGCTGGGCAGCTTTGAGAGCCAGGTGAACATGTgggtgctggaggaggaggtgggcgGCCGGCGACTCACGGACATCATCAACACGGAGCACGAGAACGTCAAGTACCTGCCGGGGCACAAGCTGCCCCCCAACGTG GGCGTGGATGAAGGACCAGATGGGCTGAGGCTGATCTCAGACATCATCCATGAGAAACTGGGAATAGAAATGAACGTGCTCATGGGGGCCAATATTGCCAATGAAGTGGCAGAAGAGAAGTTCTGTGAAACCACCATTG GCTGCAAGAACATGAAGCACGGGCAGATGCTGAAGGACCTGATGCAGACCCCCAACTTCCGTGTGTCGGTGGTGCAGGAAGCTGACACTGTAGAGATCTGTGGGGCTCTCaag AATGTGGTGGCTGTAGGAGCCGGTTTCTGTGATGGGCTTGGCTACGGGGACAACACAAAGGCTGCCGTGATCCGCCTGGGCCTGATGGAGATGATTGGCTTTGCCAAACTCTTCTGTAAGGGCCCTGTCACCTCCTCCACCTTCCTGGAGAGCTGCGGCGTTGCTGACCTCATCACCACCTGCTACGGGGGCCGCAACCGCAAGGTGGCCGAGGCTTTTGCCAAGACTGGGaag TCCATcgagcagctggagaaggagatgCTGAATGGGCAGAAGCTGCAGGGTCCCCAGACATCTGCTGAGCTGCATCGAATCCTCAAGAGCAAGAATGCAGTGGAGAA GTTCCCCCTCTTCACTGCTGTGTATCGGATCTGCTATGAGGGAAAACCTGTCACTGACTTCATTGCGTGTCTGCAGAACCACCCTGAGCACATGTaa